The window GTCACAGCAGTTGCGtcgagattagattagagaagAATCAGGGAGGAATTATTGAAGATGGTTGATGTAGACGGTGGCCGGATTTAATCAAAGCTCGGCATCTCATTTGGGACAAATAAGAAAAACCAACAGGACTTCTTCAGCCCACGCATTGGTTTGTGCATGGCACTGTAGCAGCGATGACATGTCGTCCTCCGATTGGTTGGCCACGTTGCCACAATAATTAACTTAATCAACATGCATTAGCTAGCTTGTTGCCATCCAACAGCACTGGCTCGCCGTCCTCCCGTCGTCCTTCCTCTGTACTGCAGCCATACTTGCCTCCATCGTCATCCGCTGGTTTCGACGCCATGCATGATGCTTGACCTCCGGCATGAGAACTGATAGAAGTCTTGGCAGTCGGCGGCAGCTCCGCCGATCCTCGGCGCGCTCCGGCAGGGCGGCTTCCCGACGACCTCCTCCATGGTTAGCCCGCTCCAGTGCGGTGAAGCTTGCAAATCAAGGATGTCTGGTATCTCGGCGAGGTCGCAGCTTCGGGTAGATGCATCACCAGCGGCTTGAATTAGCAGCGTCGAGTCCAGGGACAAGTAGCACTGCGTCGGCTTGAACAGACACCGGCATCGATGAGGCTTCTGTGACGCGTAGATGAATCGGCCACCGCGACTTCCCCGGCGACGACGATACGTGTAGATGGATCCCTATGCATGGATGTGTGCGTGCTGTAGATGAAAGAAAACGAAACAATCTTGCTAGCTTTTACCTGGACTAGCCATCAAGCTCCTCTCCTGCGCTTGCTAATGATCGGATCaccgcgcgcgccctctcctGCCGGACGCCGGGACTCCGGCCGaagtcgctcgccgccgccggtgcgtgtcgtcgatggatggatcgccgatgagagttgatggatggatgtgttGATGCTGGATGGGTAGATGCGTTGATGATGGGTGGCTTGTGGATGCTAGATGCGTTGGTGAATGAATGTGTGGATGAGTTCGTGAATGCCCCTGGCTACCGAGGGGTCGACGCCTTATATAGGGGTCtgaggtcggtgctcgccgcgtCCGCGCGCCGTTTCCTCCGCGTCAAGTTCGTTGCAGATAAGGCTTGATCGATCAGTTTGTTATTTGTTCATATCCTTCTTTGATTTTATCTCTTAGCTTCTCCTGGCGTCAAATATCTAATTTGTAATTCGCTTTGTTTCTCTGCTGCTGGGCCACAGTCCGGTGATAAGCGCCTCGCCAGCGCTCGCGCGAAGTAACTAACTAGATCAAGTTTGTTATAGAGATAAAATCAATTGGTTTGTTGGTTATCTCTTAATTCATCTGGTTTTATCTCTTCCGCATATTAACTTCTGAAATCTTGGCGCGTAGGCAGCTACCGTCTTCGGCCATGGGCCGAGCCTATGATTAATCACTCGGATATGCATAGGTTGCTTAATCACCCAGGCATGCACACACATACGACCGTCTACTgtagtacatgcatgcatgcacgtgaTTGCCTCACCAGCCAATCTTCACACGGCTAGTTATTGGTTAATTATACATGCACATATACTAATCCAAGTATATATATTCCCAGCTGCctgtgcatgcatgtatttgCGTGTATATACATGGCCGAGCATTGCGTAGAAATGATAAGCTAGCCAACTTACAAACTGCTTGTTTGCTTTGTCCATCATGAGTAAGTCTTGTGTACACATATAATAGCCAAAATACCATCAAATAGGTGGACGGCAGGGCTACGTCTCTCCTCCCATcggcgggcgcgagcgggagacgGCGCTGACGGGGGCACGGCGGGAGCTTGGTGGAGTGGATCTGGCGGTGTGGCCCTCTCCGTCGAGCTGCCGCTGCTGTGGTCCTTGGTGGCGCGGAATGGCGACAACAGCGAGGTTAagttgccgccgccaccaccatatCCCTTTCCTCCCTaggccgctgccaccaccatctttcttctcctcgcttggctgtcgccgccgccatcttccttctcctcgcttagccgccaccgccaccccgtCGAGCTCACCAGATCCAGCCTCGGGTTCGCCGGATCTAGCAAGCTGCACCGCTTAGGGGATGACGCAGCTGGtcggggcggcggcctcgccggcgaccgtCGCCACTTCGCACGGGATGTGGGGGCATCGCATGGGGCTACGGCCTCTCCCAACGCGCCGCTCCACCCTCGCTGCAAGTTATGACGAAGAACGGGTAACTTAGTTTGGCTCCGCGGACTTCGGTTGGGAACGCCACGCACATATATGGGAAGGAATATCTGACGTGGATGGTTGGGGCAGAATGCCACCTCAGTGCACTGTGAATGCCCTTAATAGATGGGGTGGGGAGAGACAAAGGGCTCCCGAGCCTGACGCGTAGTCTTTTCGGGAGAAGCTACAAacttcaaaaaggaaaaaaacactaTGAGTCCCATTGGTTACCCTAACAAACCAAAGCAAAAgctgaaatttatttttgtcaaacttgattttgaagttgattgtaagatattttcaacgtagtttatttttcagtattggtttttaagtcacaaacatatatataaaaaccttacctataaattaattattatttattaataaATTGTTTTGGCTTATTAAGAAATACTATACGTACAACAGAATGAGAACTTCTTTTTTTACTTATAAATGTTACTACGGCTACACTTAATCTAAGCCTCACATCAATACCATAGTGCCTGTGAACCTCGAATATTAACGATTCATTCGTACAAAAATCCTACAAAATTTCTGTTAAGCAGTGGTCATTATGGAcagatccttttttttttgtccacacGAAAATTCTATGAAGTTCAGACGTTTAATTGTCCTTGATCATCAAAGTTATATCGACCGTCCATTCTCCGATGTACTCATCCTGGCCGTCCACCGCTACGAGCCTTCTCCCCCTCGTACGCATACGCGAAACgcccccccaccgccgccgccgccgccgtattcctcctccgctcctccctTCTCAAGCAAACCACCGGACCTCCCTCGTCTCCGCATCCGGTCCACCCCTCGCTGCTCGGGTGTGCCCCTCGCGTTGCCCTGTACGCCGGCGAGGCGCTATCTCCACCTCATCGTGCTGATTTTCCCTTCTGTGGGTGTGCAGGAATCATcagaaaggaggaggaggatatgCCGCTGGGACTGATACTGAGCTCGCTCGGAAGGTCGATGCGGCGTAAGCGGCTGTCCTCGCTCGGCATCCTCTCCTCCAAGAGGGCGCCTCGGGATTACTACAAGGGGAAGAACTGCAAGCCCACCGGGTTCCACACCCGCAAAGGTAATGCCTTGCGGGACGCTCTGTGATCTGATTCTAGTCGTCTGTATTGCTCAAGCATGCTCTCTTTGTGTATAATCGCATATAAGATTGCGACCAGGTTTTGCTTAGCTGAGAAATTTTGTGATTTCGAACCGGATAGTTTAATTAAACCGAACGTTGATGGAGAATGAAATGGTGACAGTTGCTAGTCACCACACTATTTGCCCAACCGGAAATCTGGAAGAACCTAGGAAGGGATGTTCTTTATGTGAATCGTTTTGTTCCAGGATTTATCTGAGTCAACCGTGCAAGTAATTGTCTGCTTACTGTAATTTGGGAGGTGCTTTCAATAATGTCAAATATCGCTTCAATAAAAGGTGTGAGTAACCAAAGTTTAATAAGGCATTAAAGATCTAGTGAGTAGCAAATAACATTTCAATTCAACAGGTCCATTTCAACTGGTGGTTCAGCCAAGCAGAAATTTCTCATGGACACATTGAAAAATGCTCTATCTATCATAGTTACATAATGGTATTTTAATTTGTATGGTATATAATCATCCTACAGAACATAGTAAATCTTGGTGCTATCATGGCTGCAGCTGTACTGTGGCTACGCTGCAGCCATGGCAAGGTGCAAAGCACTATTGCATTGGCTTGCAGCCGCAGCCCACACAACCGCAGCAAAGAGATCCGAACAGCCTGTTTGTTAGTCTGCCAGAAAGAAAAATATTGAAGAGCAGAGTCTGGTGGTATTCAGTTCACCTTGAAAATATGTAGGCAGTATTCAACAAAGAGGCCCAAACATAAAATATTGAAGAGCAGAGTCTGGTGGTATTCAGTTCACCTTGAAAATATGTAGGCAGTATTCAACAAAGAAGCCCAAACATATCTGTATGCAAGTACAGTTTTACCAGTGCTAGATGATTATGGGTAACAAATTACAGGATAACGCAAAGACTTATCCATCAGTGGATATTTGCTCTTAGCTATAACTTAGCCTTGACCTTTCTATGCAATTCTTGTTTGGAGCACGGACatgtttaaattttagttatcaTTGATTAGTTTGATTGTTTTGTGCAAGGGACGGATACTTCTCCATTGTATTCCTGATTTACTTGATACTTGATTCAAATGACATTTgtactaactattatatgatcATTCAACTGATTGTCGTTATCTATGTCCATCCCTTTTCTTTCATGAGTAAAGCAACCTACTTGCTTAGTCTAATTTTCGAAATATTGATTAATTCTGCAGGTGGATATGTTATGGTGGATGAGAAGTTGCCAAGATTTGTGGTCCCTGACTTGACTGATTTCAAGGTAATTAGCATACTGCCACGGTTTAGTGTCCACTGCTTCTCTGGTTAATTCCAGTCTGAACTTGCTGGGCAAActtttaaaagtaacttaatGGCACCTAACAAACAGAAAATAGCTAATATAACATAATCAAAGCTCTCAGTTCTGTTTGAGGTCCTTCTTAAGAAATATGATGGAAATAACTTGCCATGTCCAAATTTTATCTGAAAAGATGATGACTTCATTCCTTGGGCAATGAGTTGAATGCTCCATAATCCATTACTGTTGAAACGTTTAACTCAGGCAAGACAGATAAATTGATCATGAATGGTATAACATGGAATTCTTCTTTATGTGGTATGAGTGACCAAGGAATCATCTTGttcctgttttttttcccttttcaatTATGGTTGTGTGTATAGTAATAAATTTCCTGTATAAATGACTGCAGTTGAAGCCGTACGTGTCACAATGTGCCAGGGACATCACAGCGTCATCGGCATCCTCCACTTCAGCAGAGACTAGTGAAAACAAGAAGTGATCTTATGGATGCTCTAGGCATTGTTTGTGTTTTGCAAGAACGCAGAGCATCTTTGCAGTTATGCTTTTCTTATGGTGAAAACAAGAACTGATCTTAGTGCATGTAGCTTCATCGTCTGCTGCATGTTGACTATTATTTAGCTACATCTTTTTTGTAAGAGAACTTGATAGGCAGCATATATTATCTGAATTGTCTGTTACATGTTAGCTGTTTCTCTGGCTCTAATAAACGTCCATGTCTGGAGGCATATGCATGAGGTGATGCCACTGGTTGCAAATTTGCTGTGATATAAAAGTGAGATTTGATCATTTGATCCTGATCACGCACGACCTATCCACTCGCAAACCACTGAAAACAAAGTTGATTATCTTGTGCTGTCCAGTTAAACTGGAACTGAATTTCTTTCCTCAAGGCACAGACTACCAAACATGTTCACTCTTG of the Oryza sativa Japonica Group chromosome 2, ASM3414082v1 genome contains:
- the LOC4329997 gene encoding uncharacterized protein LOC4329997, which encodes MPLGLILSSLGRSMRRKRLSSLGILSSKRAPRDYYKGKNCKPTGFHTRKGGYVMVDEKLPRFVVPDLTDFKLKPYVSQCARDITASSASSTSAETSENKK